From Candidatus Methanoplasma cognatum, one genomic window encodes:
- a CDS encoding ATP-binding protein, which translates to MHPLSFKEFVRFREERVIAGGSDLDMYIRLGGFPSVSMFDYSMHEAMRIVTEIHNTALFRDVVRRNSVKNPQLMDKIVTFIYDNVGNLVSPSGIANYLKSQGRKGTDPETIVNYLRYLEEGFLIKRAQRYDIKGRRLLETNDKYYLSDHSLQYAVRGFRADNIQGILENIVYMELVRRGYDVYVGKLGNREVDFVAEKADGRRVYVQVCLELPTDEAYGREFGPLKEIGDSFPKYVVSMDRHAERNDEGVVGVHLRDFLLMGGYGPPYGV; encoded by the coding sequence ATGCATCCGCTATCGTTCAAGGAGTTCGTCCGTTTCAGGGAAGAGAGAGTGATCGCGGGCGGCTCAGATCTCGACATGTACATCAGGCTCGGCGGCTTCCCCTCGGTCTCGATGTTCGATTATTCCATGCATGAGGCGATGCGCATTGTGACAGAGATCCACAACACCGCGCTGTTCCGCGATGTCGTGAGAAGGAACTCCGTGAAGAACCCTCAGCTCATGGACAAAATCGTCACGTTCATCTACGACAACGTGGGCAACCTGGTGTCCCCGTCAGGCATCGCTAACTACCTGAAAAGCCAAGGCAGGAAGGGAACGGATCCGGAGACCATCGTCAACTATCTGAGGTACCTGGAGGAGGGTTTCCTCATAAAGCGTGCGCAACGCTATGACATCAAAGGCAGACGCCTGCTCGAGACCAACGACAAGTACTACCTGTCCGACCACAGCCTGCAGTACGCGGTGCGCGGGTTCAGGGCCGACAACATACAGGGCATCCTTGAGAACATAGTCTACATGGAACTGGTGAGACGGGGGTACGATGTGTACGTAGGGAAGCTCGGCAATAGGGAGGTCGACTTCGTCGCCGAGAAGGCCGACGGGCGCAGGGTCTATGTGCAGGTGTGCCTTGAGCTACCCACCGACGAGGCGTACGGGCGCGAGTTCGGCCCGCTGAAGGAGATTGGGGACAGCTTCCCGAAGTACGTCGTGTCGATGGACAGGCACGCGGAGCGCAACGACGAGGGGGTCGTGGGCGTCCATCTTAGGGACTTCCTGCTGATGGGCGGCTACGGCCCGCCCTATGGCGTCTGA
- a CDS encoding AAA family ATPase: protein MSEDEPLIDRPAYVDEIRGFIDKPLIKVITGVRRSGKSKLLKLIQKEISERADHGHVIEMNFETSEFFDIKGYVELAKYSKGV, encoded by the coding sequence ATGAGCGAAGACGAGCCCCTGATAGACAGACCGGCATATGTAGACGAGATAAGGGGGTTCATCGACAAACCACTCATAAAGGTAATCACAGGCGTCAGGCGCAGCGGGAAGAGCAAGCTCCTTAAACTCATCCAGAAGGAGATATCAGAAAGGGCCGACCATGGCCATGTCATCGAGATGAACTTCGAGACGTCGGAATTCTTCGACATCAAAGGCTATGTCGAACTGGCGAAGTACTCGAAGGGCGTTTAG
- the ilvB gene encoding biosynthetic-type acetolactate synthase large subunit, translating to MKGSRALLKMLEDKGVETMFGYPGGVVIPVYDEMLESSIRHVLVRHEQCAAHMADGFARASGFPGVCIATSGPGATNLVTGIATAYADSIPMIALTGQVGTGSLGLGAFQEVDAYSLMMPITKHNFRVLSLNRLPHAIHEAWVVCQTGRPGPVHIDIPTDQVNAEMDESLCNETYGTKPPKEDYSSIDQAVQWIKEAQKPVMLVGGGVIGANASPDIVKLAEMANIPVITPLMGIGAIPTSHPLCMGSLGMHGKMCSLHAFRESDLIIAVGSKFSDRTYSPQTAPPASSRVIHIDIDATEFNKHKREAINIQGDAKKAVRMLIEKLEGCAGSRPAWDKNIQELKRRCKCDYNYDNNPIVPQKIMYEINRITREDPDIIITTDVGQNQMWAMHYLDIDRPRQLISSGSFGTMGFGLPSAIGAKAACPDKKVITITGDGGLQMVMQDIATSVAEDLPVVICLLNNGWLGMVRQWQKLFWDKRYSNTKLGADPDFVKIAEAFGAKGIHVERSGEIRDALKTAFDSGKTCLVEIMVDCEEDITPMIPANPAQPLVKGRCKF from the coding sequence ATGAAAGGATCTAGAGCGCTACTCAAAATGCTGGAGGATAAAGGAGTTGAAACAATGTTCGGGTACCCGGGCGGCGTAGTAATTCCCGTCTACGATGAAATGCTTGAATCATCGATAAGGCACGTCCTCGTACGCCATGAGCAGTGCGCTGCTCACATGGCGGACGGTTTCGCCAGAGCAAGCGGCTTCCCCGGCGTGTGCATCGCCACCAGCGGCCCGGGAGCTACGAACCTTGTCACAGGTATCGCCACAGCGTACGCTGACTCGATACCGATGATCGCATTAACAGGCCAGGTCGGCACCGGTTCGTTAGGACTCGGCGCTTTCCAGGAGGTCGACGCATACAGCCTGATGATGCCCATAACAAAACACAACTTCAGAGTATTGTCCCTGAACAGGCTCCCGCACGCTATACATGAGGCCTGGGTGGTCTGTCAGACAGGAAGGCCGGGCCCGGTCCACATTGACATCCCCACCGATCAGGTCAACGCCGAGATGGACGAATCGCTTTGCAACGAGACATACGGAACAAAGCCTCCTAAAGAGGACTATTCCAGCATAGATCAGGCCGTCCAATGGATCAAAGAGGCCCAAAAGCCGGTCATGCTGGTGGGCGGAGGGGTCATAGGAGCCAATGCCAGCCCCGATATCGTGAAGCTGGCCGAGATGGCGAACATACCGGTGATAACGCCGCTGATGGGAATCGGGGCCATCCCGACATCACACCCCCTCTGCATGGGATCCCTCGGTATGCACGGCAAGATGTGCTCGCTTCATGCGTTCAGGGAATCCGATCTGATAATCGCCGTCGGCTCGAAGTTCTCCGACAGGACCTACAGCCCTCAGACCGCTCCTCCGGCATCGAGCAGGGTCATCCACATTGACATCGACGCCACGGAGTTCAACAAGCATAAGAGGGAGGCCATCAACATACAGGGCGACGCTAAGAAGGCCGTCCGCATGCTCATCGAAAAACTTGAGGGGTGCGCAGGCAGCCGCCCCGCATGGGACAAGAACATCCAGGAGCTGAAGAGGCGCTGCAAATGCGACTACAACTACGACAACAATCCTATCGTCCCGCAGAAGATCATGTACGAGATCAACAGGATCACCAGAGAGGATCCCGACATCATCATCACGACGGATGTGGGACAGAACCAGATGTGGGCGATGCACTATCTTGATATAGACCGTCCCAGACAGCTGATCTCATCAGGCAGTTTCGGCACCATGGGCTTCGGTCTTCCGTCCGCGATAGGCGCGAAGGCCGCTTGTCCGGACAAGAAGGTCATTACGATAACCGGCGACGGCGGACTGCAGATGGTCATGCAGGACATCGCCACATCGGTCGCGGAGGATCTCCCTGTGGTGATCTGTCTGCTGAACAACGGATGGCTGGGTATGGTCAGGCAGTGGCAGAAACTGTTCTGGGACAAGAGATACAGCAACACCAAGCTCGGGGCCGATCCCGACTTCGTGAAGATAGCCGAAGCGTTCGGGGCGAAGGGCATCCATGTCGAAAGGTCCGGAGAGATAAGAGACGCTCTCAAAACAGCGTTCGACAGCGGAAAGACCTGCCTGGTGGAGATAATGGTGGATTGCGAGGAGGACATCACCCCGATGATCCCCGCGAACCCGGCTCAGCCGCTGGTCAAAGGGCGCTGCAAATTCTGA
- a CDS encoding type II glyceraldehyde-3-phosphate dehydrogenase codes for MSGIKVGINGYGTIGKRVAAAVSKQDDMEVAGVTKTRPTFEARTAVDRGFDLYVPEGSLKTFGDAGVPVKGTIKDLYKAADIIVDCTPGDVGETYKAEYEAAGKKAIFQGGEDHSLTGISFNSTANYSESWGAQFSRVVSCNTTGLLRTLNPIDRSIKIKNVHATLIRRAADPGDSRSGPINGLEPSVKLPTHHGPDVKSVMPWLNISTMAVKASTTIMHLHTVAAELERESKTSEILDIMRASPRVMLVNSGSGVKGTPEIMELAKDLGRDRSDMYEAVVWEDGVKVVGNMLYYYQAVHQEADVVPENIDCIRSMCKLQEDAAASISKTNKALGIKK; via the coding sequence GTGTCTGGAATAAAGGTCGGGATAAACGGTTACGGCACGATCGGCAAGAGAGTCGCGGCCGCAGTAAGCAAACAGGACGATATGGAGGTCGCGGGGGTAACGAAGACGAGACCCACTTTCGAAGCGCGGACCGCCGTCGATAGAGGGTTCGATCTCTATGTCCCCGAGGGGAGTCTCAAGACCTTCGGCGACGCCGGGGTCCCGGTCAAGGGAACGATCAAAGACCTTTACAAAGCCGCAGATATAATCGTGGACTGTACACCCGGCGATGTGGGGGAGACGTACAAGGCCGAATACGAAGCGGCGGGGAAAAAAGCGATCTTCCAGGGCGGGGAGGACCACAGCCTTACCGGCATATCCTTCAACTCCACCGCCAACTACAGCGAGTCATGGGGCGCTCAGTTCTCCAGAGTGGTATCATGTAATACGACGGGGCTGCTGAGGACCCTGAACCCGATAGACAGGTCGATAAAGATAAAGAACGTCCACGCCACACTCATCAGGAGGGCGGCGGATCCCGGCGACAGCAGGAGCGGCCCGATAAACGGGCTGGAACCGTCGGTGAAACTGCCCACCCATCACGGGCCGGACGTGAAGAGCGTGATGCCCTGGCTGAACATCAGCACGATGGCCGTCAAGGCGTCCACGACCATCATGCATCTCCATACGGTCGCGGCCGAGCTCGAGAGGGAATCCAAAACAAGCGAGATATTGGACATAATGCGCGCATCCCCCCGCGTGATGCTTGTGAACAGCGGCAGCGGAGTGAAAGGCACGCCCGAGATAATGGAGCTGGCAAAGGATCTCGGAAGGGACAGGTCCGACATGTACGAGGCGGTAGTATGGGAGGATGGCGTGAAAGTGGTCGGTAACATGCTTTATTATTACCAGGCCGTGCACCAGGAAGCGGACGTCGTGCCGGAGAACATCGACTGCATAAGGTCCATGTGCAAACTGCAAGAAGACGCAGCCGCATCAATATCTAAAACGAACAAAGCTCTCGGAATAAAAAAGTAA
- a CDS encoding phosphoglycerate kinase, whose protein sequence is MDINCPLDKKTLKILNDARIRSIIPTVRELVGKRAKVAILAHQSRKGAWDFIGLEQHAALLSKNLNAPVRYVNDIIGDEAKRMISQMGPGDVLLLGNVRELECEAVTAEMSQHAEAELVAELLPFIDYYVCDAFGASHRAQCSLVGFPVKLPSASGRLMARELYALETIFDKPRRPSVFILGGAKFGDVPFMIDSVLKNGVADTVIVAGLAGNAFLLARGVDIGEASSRVLAGELTEENFQAARDVLSKYGQKILLPVDVAVERDGRRVCVNTGDMPTPEPALDIGDQSIEKFRKVILSSKTSFMSGPAGMFEKPGFEAGTKQLMMAMVESKGLSVLGGGHTAGAAERFDLADRVAYVSTGGGALETFLLHEPLPVIEALRYSKERFGPVH, encoded by the coding sequence GTGGACATAAACTGCCCTCTCGATAAAAAGACGCTAAAGATACTGAACGACGCGAGGATAAGGAGCATCATTCCCACCGTAAGGGAATTGGTCGGGAAAAGGGCCAAGGTCGCGATCCTTGCGCACCAGAGCAGAAAGGGCGCATGGGACTTCATCGGCCTGGAGCAGCATGCCGCTCTGCTTTCTAAAAACCTCAATGCGCCGGTCCGGTATGTGAACGATATCATCGGAGACGAGGCCAAGAGGATGATATCGCAGATGGGGCCGGGAGATGTTCTTCTGCTGGGAAACGTAAGGGAGCTGGAATGCGAGGCCGTCACGGCGGAGATGAGCCAGCACGCCGAGGCGGAACTGGTCGCGGAACTTCTCCCCTTCATTGATTACTATGTTTGCGACGCGTTCGGGGCGTCACACCGCGCGCAGTGCTCTCTGGTGGGGTTCCCCGTCAAGCTGCCCTCGGCGTCGGGGAGGCTGATGGCCAGGGAGCTGTATGCCCTCGAGACGATATTCGACAAGCCGAGGCGGCCGTCCGTATTCATCCTGGGCGGGGCGAAGTTCGGGGATGTTCCCTTTATGATAGACAGCGTCCTTAAGAACGGCGTCGCCGACACCGTGATCGTAGCGGGACTTGCGGGGAACGCCTTCCTGCTGGCAAGAGGCGTCGATATAGGGGAGGCCAGCAGCAGGGTGCTCGCCGGCGAGCTTACCGAAGAGAATTTCCAGGCGGCAAGGGACGTCCTCAGCAAATACGGTCAGAAGATACTGCTGCCGGTGGACGTCGCGGTGGAAAGGGACGGCAGGAGGGTCTGCGTGAACACGGGAGACATGCCGACGCCCGAACCGGCGCTGGATATCGGAGATCAGTCCATAGAGAAATTCAGAAAGGTCATACTTTCCTCCAAAACATCGTTCATGTCAGGCCCCGCAGGGATGTTCGAGAAGCCAGGATTCGAAGCGGGAACGAAACAGCTCATGATGGCGATGGTCGAAAGCAAAGGACTGTCGGTCCTCGGCGGGGGACACACAGCGGGCGCCGCGGAAAGGTTCGACCTGGCCGACAGGGTGGCATACGTAAGCACGGGAGGCGGCGCACTGGAGACATTCCTTCTGCATGAACCGCTGCCCGTGATAGAGGCCCTGAGATACTCAAAGGAGAGGTTCGGGCCGGTTCACTGA
- a CDS encoding aminotransferase class I/II-fold pyridoxal phosphate-dependent enzyme, producing the protein MVNYEQSERLKKLQPYLFVRLEELAAVKRQEGMDMIDFGIGDPDLQTPDKIVKSLQITAESNENQKYSSSAGERDLREAVAKWYKKRFDIDVDPNRQVCITLGSKEAIFNISQAFVNPGETIIAPSPGYPVYSGASVLFNEAKCVLIPLRKEKNWLLDVDECPTGAKMLYINYPNNPTGATCDLAYLRKVYDWCQQRGTILCFDNAYSEMCYDDYRAPSALQAGPDCIEFGSFSKTFNMTGFRLGYAVGHPDLISGLKKCKGQIDSGAPIFIQKAGITALEMYPEDGALPGVIKNNMDIYAERREVLVNGLRELGFDVTMPKGTFYVWFDCGMRSDEFTKMMIDIGIIVTPGPGFGDSAEGYIRMTVTEPVERIKEALSRMKRASICPACPKDQ; encoded by the coding sequence ATGGTGAACTATGAGCAGTCTGAAAGGCTCAAAAAACTTCAGCCTTATCTATTTGTTAGATTGGAAGAGCTTGCGGCGGTCAAAAGACAGGAAGGAATGGATATGATCGATTTCGGTATAGGGGACCCGGACCTCCAGACCCCGGACAAGATCGTGAAATCACTGCAGATAACTGCCGAATCGAACGAGAATCAGAAATATTCCAGCTCGGCCGGCGAGAGGGACCTCAGGGAAGCGGTCGCAAAGTGGTATAAGAAGAGGTTCGACATAGACGTCGATCCAAACAGGCAGGTGTGTATAACCCTGGGATCCAAGGAGGCGATCTTCAATATATCCCAGGCTTTCGTGAATCCGGGAGAGACCATCATTGCGCCGAGCCCTGGGTATCCCGTATACTCGGGGGCGTCCGTGCTCTTCAATGAGGCGAAATGCGTACTCATACCTCTCAGAAAGGAAAAGAACTGGCTGCTTGATGTAGATGAATGCCCGACCGGCGCGAAGATGCTTTATATCAACTATCCCAACAACCCCACGGGGGCGACATGCGACCTTGCGTACCTTCGTAAAGTATACGACTGGTGCCAGCAAAGGGGCACGATACTCTGTTTCGACAATGCTTACTCGGAGATGTGCTACGACGACTACCGCGCCCCGTCGGCGCTTCAGGCGGGACCGGACTGCATCGAGTTCGGATCCTTCTCTAAAACGTTCAACATGACCGGGTTCAGGCTGGGTTACGCCGTCGGCCACCCCGATCTGATATCAGGGCTCAAGAAGTGCAAAGGCCAGATAGATTCGGGAGCCCCCATTTTCATACAGAAAGCGGGGATCACCGCCCTCGAAATGTACCCGGAAGACGGGGCGCTGCCTGGTGTTATAAAGAACAACATGGACATCTATGCGGAAAGAAGGGAGGTCCTCGTGAACGGCCTCAGGGAACTCGGATTCGATGTGACCATGCCGAAAGGGACGTTCTACGTCTGGTTCGACTGCGGTATGAGGTCGGATGAGTTCACGAAGATGATGATCGATATCGGCATAATAGTGACGCCGGGGCCGGGATTCGGAGATTCGGCCGAGGGCTACATACGCATGACGGTCACGGAACCTGTCGAACGTATAAAAGAAGCATTATCCAGAATGAAGCGCGCCTCCATCTGCCCCGCGTGCCCGAAGGATCAGTGA
- the dapF gene encoding diaminopimelate epimerase: MKFWKYHGIGNDFILIDGINTDVEIDSERCKLWCSRNFGIGADGVVFLLPGKGADVSMRVINADGSEAEMCGNGIRCLAKHAYDFKIVDEEIFTVATPAGVKTAKVFLDDGKVTTVMVDMGAPVLDGRSIPIDYDGRFVDQPFAVEGYSIKGNAVSMGNPHFITFSNLSNNDMEKLGPMLGEHPFFPKKTNIEFCKIKEGNIYIRVHERGAGWTLACGTGACASATAAALNGMVPFDEPIDVRLPGGWLKVTVEKGLEHVHMEGPAVLIYEGSITEE, translated from the coding sequence ATGAAGTTCTGGAAATATCACGGAATAGGGAACGATTTCATATTGATCGACGGGATCAACACAGACGTTGAGATAGACAGCGAGAGATGCAAACTGTGGTGCAGCAGGAATTTCGGCATCGGCGCGGACGGGGTGGTGTTCCTCCTTCCCGGTAAAGGCGCCGATGTGAGCATGAGGGTCATCAACGCGGACGGTTCGGAAGCGGAGATGTGCGGCAACGGGATAAGATGCCTTGCCAAGCATGCGTATGATTTCAAGATCGTGGACGAAGAGATATTCACGGTCGCCACCCCCGCGGGCGTGAAGACCGCGAAGGTGTTCCTGGACGACGGGAAGGTCACCACCGTGATGGTGGATATGGGCGCCCCCGTACTTGACGGGAGATCGATCCCGATAGACTATGACGGCAGATTCGTAGACCAGCCGTTTGCGGTAGAGGGGTACAGCATAAAGGGGAATGCGGTATCGATGGGCAACCCCCATTTCATAACCTTCTCGAACCTGAGCAACAACGATATGGAGAAGCTTGGACCGATGCTCGGGGAGCACCCCTTCTTCCCCAAGAAAACGAACATCGAATTCTGCAAGATCAAAGAAGGGAACATATACATCCGGGTGCATGAAAGGGGGGCCGGCTGGACGCTGGCCTGCGGCACTGGCGCTTGCGCGTCGGCCACTGCCGCCGCGCTGAACGGCATGGTGCCGTTCGACGAGCCTATAGACGTGCGCCTTCCGGGAGGATGGCTTAAAGTAACTGTTGAAAAGGGCCTCGAACATGTGCACATGGAAGGGCCTGCGGTGCTGATATATGAAGGCAGCATAACGGAAGAGTGA
- the lysA gene encoding diaminopimelate decarboxylase has translation MRDFDSRNGVMLFGGIPVTEIAEEFGTPVYAIEEKRLRENYRNIYGAFSKHMRTQVHYACKANSSLAVLKILESEGSCIDAVSIGEIMTCLKAGFTPDRIIFTGNNISNEELRAVTGLGVMVNIDSASELERLAKIKKGLPVSFRITPGVGSGHSGKVITGAEGSKFGIPRKEVIKTYLRAKELGFEPRGIHVHIGSGGQSSEPFTEVMEVLVEMTNQLKDNGIDLEFIDMGGGMGVPYRPNEPEMDIGELAANLTEMVLEETDVRTLKLEPGRYIVCDTAVLLTRCVDVKDAGVKKYVGVDTGFNTLIRPAMYEAYHHVEIGNKFGKACTAKYDVVGPICETGDYFARDRVLPNPEEGDIVVIYDAGAYGFSMSSNYNSRPLCREVLVNDGKAELIRDSERIEELWRHQRIPERLIR, from the coding sequence ATGAGGGACTTTGACAGCAGGAACGGCGTGATGCTGTTCGGCGGCATACCCGTGACGGAGATCGCGGAAGAATTCGGAACCCCTGTGTATGCCATTGAGGAGAAAAGGCTGAGGGAGAACTACCGCAACATCTACGGCGCGTTCTCAAAGCACATGAGAACCCAGGTACACTACGCCTGCAAAGCGAACTCAAGCCTTGCGGTGCTGAAGATACTTGAGAGCGAGGGTTCGTGCATCGACGCCGTATCCATAGGAGAGATCATGACCTGCCTGAAGGCGGGCTTCACGCCCGACCGGATAATATTCACGGGCAACAACATAAGCAACGAAGAGCTGAGAGCGGTGACCGGCCTCGGCGTCATGGTCAACATTGATTCGGCATCAGAACTTGAAAGGCTGGCCAAGATAAAGAAGGGGCTCCCCGTATCGTTCAGGATAACTCCCGGCGTCGGCTCGGGACACAGCGGAAAGGTCATCACCGGCGCCGAGGGCTCGAAATTCGGGATTCCCAGGAAGGAGGTCATCAAGACCTACCTCCGCGCGAAAGAACTCGGCTTCGAACCGAGGGGCATTCACGTACACATAGGCTCCGGGGGCCAGTCCAGCGAACCTTTCACCGAGGTCATGGAGGTCCTGGTCGAAATGACCAATCAGCTGAAAGATAACGGGATCGACCTCGAATTCATAGATATGGGCGGCGGTATGGGCGTACCCTACCGTCCGAATGAGCCCGAGATGGACATCGGCGAGCTTGCCGCGAATCTTACAGAGATGGTGCTTGAAGAGACGGACGTGAGGACGCTGAAACTTGAGCCCGGCAGATATATCGTATGCGATACCGCCGTCCTGCTGACGAGGTGTGTCGACGTGAAGGACGCTGGCGTTAAGAAGTATGTCGGCGTGGACACGGGGTTCAACACACTGATAAGGCCTGCCATGTACGAAGCATATCATCATGTGGAGATAGGCAACAAGTTCGGGAAGGCGTGCACCGCGAAGTACGATGTCGTCGGCCCCATCTGCGAGACCGGCGACTATTTTGCGCGGGACCGCGTGCTTCCGAATCCCGAAGAAGGGGACATCGTTGTCATATATGATGCGGGCGCATACGGGTTCTCAATGTCAAGCAACTATAACTCCCGCCCCCTCTGCAGAGAGGTCCTCGTCAACGACGGGAAGGCCGAACTGATAAGGGATTCCGAGCGGATAGAGGAGCTGTGGAGACACCAGCGGATACCGGAGAGGCTCATCAGATGA
- a CDS encoding aspartate kinase — MMKVMKFGGTSVGSPEALQRAVRIITHEKNDKVVVVSAMSGITNFLVNGVENLPKNKEELIEGFEKKHLEAAGLLLKEEEMAEFMNDFNIRMAKFRDLLDDEDASKDPYYKDNITSQGERFSSLILSCALRGAGEKTVALTSEDCGICAEGRPLSGSANLQKTESAMMMKVKPYVDDGVIPVITGFYGIKEDGLPLTFGRGGSDYSAAVVANAMNADLLEIWTDVDGFMSADPRIVPDAVKIDEMNFGEAAELAYFGAKVLHPRTIEPVRMKHIPLKVRNSFKPDEPGTIIHHLRKPKDDMLMSVALKTDLSVIAISSAEIAFHPDMVARIIEKIAENEVVIYSISTSLSTVAFLVHNNDVKSILARLNTLDPEDIERIEVKGDVALVCAVGDNLLSKYGVSADIFTAVKEAKASVQMISEGASDVSLNFVVPMSQAIDVVKILHSKFVRGRSDEGL, encoded by the coding sequence ATGATGAAGGTCATGAAATTCGGGGGTACCAGCGTCGGTTCCCCCGAGGCCCTGCAGAGGGCGGTAAGGATAATAACGCACGAAAAGAACGACAAGGTAGTTGTGGTATCGGCAATGTCCGGCATAACCAATTTCCTTGTGAACGGGGTCGAAAACCTTCCCAAAAATAAAGAGGAGCTCATCGAAGGGTTTGAGAAGAAGCATCTCGAAGCCGCCGGGCTGTTGCTCAAAGAAGAAGAGATGGCGGAGTTCATGAATGACTTTAACATAAGGATGGCAAAGTTCAGAGATCTTCTTGACGATGAGGACGCTTCGAAGGACCCTTACTACAAAGATAACATAACCTCTCAGGGAGAGAGGTTCTCCTCCCTGATACTCAGTTGCGCGCTGAGGGGGGCCGGCGAGAAGACAGTCGCGCTCACTTCGGAGGATTGCGGGATATGTGCGGAGGGGAGGCCCCTCTCCGGAAGCGCCAACCTGCAGAAGACCGAATCGGCGATGATGATGAAGGTCAAACCTTACGTCGATGACGGCGTGATCCCCGTGATCACCGGGTTCTACGGCATAAAGGAGGACGGGTTGCCGCTTACCTTCGGCAGGGGGGGAAGCGACTATTCCGCGGCGGTTGTGGCCAACGCGATGAACGCGGACCTGCTGGAGATCTGGACGGATGTGGACGGCTTCATGTCCGCCGACCCCCGGATAGTGCCGGATGCGGTGAAGATCGACGAGATGAATTTCGGCGAGGCGGCGGAGCTCGCATACTTCGGCGCCAAGGTCCTTCACCCCAGGACCATAGAACCGGTAAGGATGAAGCACATTCCTCTCAAAGTGAGGAATTCGTTCAAGCCTGATGAGCCCGGAACAATAATACACCATCTCAGAAAGCCGAAGGACGACATGCTCATGAGCGTCGCGCTCAAGACCGACCTTTCCGTGATAGCGATAAGTTCGGCGGAGATCGCCTTCCACCCGGATATGGTGGCGCGCATAATCGAGAAGATAGCGGAGAACGAGGTTGTCATCTATTCTATATCAACATCCCTTTCGACGGTCGCCTTCCTCGTGCACAACAACGATGTGAAATCCATTCTGGCCAGGCTGAACACTTTGGACCCGGAGGACATAGAGAGGATCGAGGTCAAGGGCGATGTGGCGCTTGTGTGCGCCGTGGGGGACAACCTCCTTTCGAAATACGGAGTGTCGGCTGATATATTCACCGCCGTCAAGGAAGCGAAAGCAAGTGTGCAGATGATCTCCGAGGGCGCTTCCGACGTTTCCCTTAACTTCGTCGTTCCAATGTCCCAGGCGATCGATGTCGTGAAGATACTGCACAGCAAATTTGTCAGGGGGAGATCCGATGAGGGACTTTGA
- the dapB gene encoding 4-hydroxy-tetrahydrodipicolinate reductase has product MINVALGGATGKMGRTVCDIIQKSSDMRLVGAMIAPTEEMFGKEIYPGIIAKGQDSLDEVLENADVYVDITAPQAAANIITKIPAKGVNIVLGTTAIPDDVIKKMGDEIAKNKTSAVHSANFAVGINVFWKMCEILAASLNDYDIEVIEAHHNQKVDAPSGTAAEAVKRMMRTTGIEDITYGREGVTGARKREIGVHSIRGGDIVGDHTVIFAGSGERIELKHSMGSRDALAKGFIESIRWVYGKKDGKVHSLNEVLGL; this is encoded by the coding sequence ATGATTAACGTAGCATTGGGAGGCGCAACAGGCAAGATGGGGCGTACGGTCTGTGACATCATACAGAAGAGCAGTGACATGAGACTCGTCGGCGCGATGATCGCACCGACGGAGGAGATGTTCGGGAAGGAGATATACCCGGGGATCATCGCGAAGGGACAGGACAGCCTTGATGAGGTGCTGGAGAATGCCGATGTCTATGTTGACATAACGGCGCCGCAGGCCGCCGCGAACATCATCACCAAGATACCTGCAAAGGGAGTGAACATCGTCCTCGGCACGACGGCGATACCCGATGACGTGATAAAGAAGATGGGGGACGAGATCGCCAAGAACAAGACGTCCGCCGTCCACTCGGCGAACTTCGCCGTGGGCATCAATGTGTTCTGGAAGATGTGCGAGATACTCGCGGCGTCATTGAACGATTATGATATAGAGGTGATAGAGGCGCATCACAACCAAAAGGTGGACGCGCCGTCCGGCACAGCGGCGGAGGCCGTGAAGCGGATGATGAGGACGACCGGCATCGAAGACATCACATACGGCCGCGAGGGCGTGACCGGAGCGAGAAAGAGGGAGATCGGAGTGCATTCTATACGCGGCGGCGATATTGTCGGCGACCATACGGTCATATTCGCCGGAAGCGGAGAAAGGATAGAGCTGAAGCACAGCATGGGCTCGAGAGATGCGCTCGCCAAAGGTTTCATAGAATCCATAAGATGGGTCTATGGAAAGAAGGACGGAAAGGTCCACAGTCTGAACGAGGTTTTGGGTCTATGA